From the genome of Varibaculum prostatecancerukia, one region includes:
- the thrC gene encoding threonine synthase, giving the protein MAHLWQGIINEYRDWLPVKDEEEIVTLQEGGTPLVYSDDLSNEVGAKVYIKVEGVNPTGSFKDRGMTMAITKVVSSGQKMVACASTGNTSASAAAYSAKAGLECAVILPAGKIAAGKLAQAIVHGARLVAVDGNFDQCLTITRQLTESYPVALVNSINPYRLQGQKTAAFEIVDFLGDAPDIHVLPVGNAGNISAYWMGYNEYAGRRTAASLEKETKLGQARASKVPQMWGIQAKGAAPFVAGHPIDNPETVATAIRIGNPASWDYASAARDDSHGFITAVTDEAILAAQARLAASTGIFVEPASAASIAGLLQAASQGKVPEDATIVCTVTGNGLKDTATALGERDINPQVIAPTLEAALHALDLK; this is encoded by the coding sequence ATGGCGCATCTTTGGCAGGGAATAATCAACGAATACCGTGATTGGCTCCCGGTAAAGGACGAAGAAGAAATCGTCACCTTACAGGAAGGTGGCACTCCGCTGGTTTATTCGGATGATCTGTCTAATGAAGTAGGGGCGAAAGTCTATATCAAAGTCGAGGGTGTGAACCCCACCGGCTCTTTTAAAGATCGCGGGATGACCATGGCCATCACCAAAGTGGTCTCTAGCGGGCAAAAAATGGTGGCCTGTGCCTCTACCGGAAACACTTCTGCTTCGGCGGCCGCCTATTCGGCGAAAGCCGGCTTGGAATGCGCGGTGATCCTACCTGCGGGGAAAATCGCTGCCGGTAAACTTGCCCAGGCGATTGTGCATGGCGCGCGGTTAGTGGCAGTAGACGGAAACTTTGACCAGTGCCTAACCATTACCCGCCAGCTCACCGAAAGCTATCCGGTAGCCCTGGTTAATTCGATTAATCCCTACCGCCTGCAGGGCCAAAAGACCGCGGCCTTCGAAATCGTTGACTTCCTGGGGGATGCCCCTGATATTCACGTACTACCAGTAGGAAACGCCGGAAACATCTCGGCCTATTGGATGGGGTACAACGAATACGCTGGTCGGCGCACCGCGGCCTCTTTAGAAAAAGAAACTAAACTCGGGCAGGCACGCGCTAGTAAAGTACCGCAAATGTGGGGTATCCAGGCCAAAGGGGCAGCTCCCTTCGTAGCCGGACACCCGATTGACAACCCGGAAACGGTAGCCACCGCCATCCGGATTGGTAACCCCGCCTCCTGGGATTATGCATCGGCGGCGCGGGATGATTCTCACGGTTTCATCACCGCAGTCACAGACGAAGCTATTTTGGCGGCACAGGCGCGGCTCGCGGCCAGTACCGGGATCTTCGTAGAGCCCGCCTCGGCGGCCTCGATAGCCGGACTTTTACAAGCTGCCAGCCAGGGGAAAGTGCCTGAGGACGCGACTATTGTTTGTACCGTTACCGGCAATGGTCTAAAGGACACTGCCACCGCGCTGGGGGAGCGGGATATCAATCCGCAGGTAATCGCGCCCACCCTCGAGGCTGCCCTGCATGCCCTCGACCTGAAATAG
- the thrB gene encoding homoserine kinase has protein sequence MRIVKDEAEVKVPATSANLGPGYDCMGLAVSLYDRVGFRATVGKTQVHVRGQGKDQLPEDENHLVVRAIRLGLDAVGAFQVGVSLWQENQIPQSRGLGSSASAIVSGLAIVRAIISDPEVLDADTMLRIATYLEGHPDNLAPAIYGGITLAGIHRTSSEEAATTKELTSPFLEMGEDDEAAQDTSSDQPVLSGDFPKTWAVKIENQYGLRPTVFIPDFELDTSQARALLPEQVPHADAAANVANGALLVRALQDHPELLMAATTDYLHQNYRRAGMPASLDLMYWLRAQQLPAVISGAGPCVLVLANVDDQVKSRAEKVGWKVRTLELDTRGVREL, from the coding sequence ATGCGAATCGTAAAGGATGAAGCGGAAGTCAAAGTTCCCGCCACCTCGGCTAATTTAGGTCCCGGATACGACTGTATGGGGCTGGCGGTTTCCCTCTATGATCGAGTTGGTTTTCGGGCGACTGTGGGGAAAACCCAGGTTCATGTGCGCGGGCAAGGCAAAGATCAGTTGCCAGAGGACGAAAATCACCTGGTAGTGCGAGCAATCCGCCTGGGGCTAGACGCGGTAGGAGCATTCCAAGTGGGGGTATCCCTTTGGCAAGAAAACCAGATTCCCCAATCGCGAGGCCTGGGGTCTTCTGCCTCCGCGATCGTTAGCGGTTTGGCTATCGTGCGGGCGATTATTTCCGATCCCGAGGTTTTGGACGCCGATACTATGCTGCGAATCGCGACCTACCTGGAAGGACACCCCGATAACCTGGCGCCGGCAATTTACGGGGGAATCACCCTAGCGGGCATCCATCGCACTTCCAGTGAAGAGGCTGCCACTACCAAAGAACTCACCTCGCCCTTTTTAGAAATGGGGGAAGATGACGAAGCTGCGCAGGATACCAGCTCTGACCAGCCCGTCCTCAGCGGGGATTTTCCCAAGACCTGGGCAGTGAAAATCGAGAATCAATACGGATTGCGCCCCACGGTGTTTATCCCCGACTTCGAGTTGGATACTTCCCAGGCACGCGCCCTGCTGCCTGAACAGGTACCCCACGCAGATGCTGCCGCGAATGTGGCTAATGGAGCGCTTTTGGTGCGCGCTCTACAAGATCATCCTGAGCTATTGATGGCGGCAACCACCGATTATTTGCATCAAAACTATCGCCGTGCCGGCATGCCCGCCTCCTTGGATCTAATGTATTGGTTACGCGCCCAGCAGCTACCAGCAGTTATATCCGGAGCGGGACCGTGCGTGCTAGTGCTAGCAAACGTCGATGACCAGGTGAAATCACGAGCGGAAAAAGTGGGTTGGAAGGTGCGCACCTTGGAATTAGACACTCGCGGGGTGCGGGAACTCTAA
- the rho gene encoding transcription termination factor Rho, whose amino-acid sequence MKLDELKALAAKMQLRGISRLRKNELIEKISEARQSSGTVAEDTQKAAVTKDDLPKRTADARGRKGRRHGAVRQDSGSKEEAKEQLKQDLAQRANKNNKQNKAGKSKAEAPHSVDEIALPSAEDEERGEGRGRGRRNRRRDRNRRRDDNWNDNRGERGRGKFDNDEDSSEDNEEELLPIAGVLDVQSNHAFVRTSGYIAGPNDVYVTLGQVRRWGLRSGDAVQGAVRPPKEGENNRRQKYNALVRLDTVNGMSVEEARARTQFKDLVPLYPNEQLRLENTPKNITQRIIDLIAPIGKGQRGLIVSPPKAGKTIILQQIANAITTNNPECHLMVVLVDERPEEVTDMQRTVKGEVIASTFDRPASDHASVAELAIERAKRLVELGQDVVVLLDSITRLGRAYNLAAPASGRILSGGVDASALYPPKKFFGAARNVENGGSLTILATALVETNSKMDEVIFEEFKGTGNMELRLSRQLADKRLFPAVDVNASGTRREELLLNKEELQVTWKLRRMLSALDSQQATEFVLSKLKNTNSNAEFLMMIAKMSTQV is encoded by the coding sequence ATGAAGCTGGATGAGCTAAAAGCCCTAGCAGCAAAAATGCAGTTGCGAGGGATTTCCCGGCTGCGCAAGAACGAGCTAATCGAAAAAATATCCGAGGCTCGCCAATCCTCCGGCACTGTTGCTGAGGATACTCAGAAGGCTGCCGTCACGAAAGATGACTTACCTAAGCGGACTGCGGATGCGCGAGGACGCAAAGGACGCCGTCACGGTGCGGTGCGCCAAGATTCCGGCAGCAAAGAAGAAGCGAAGGAACAGCTAAAGCAAGACTTGGCGCAGCGCGCCAACAAGAATAATAAGCAAAATAAAGCTGGTAAAAGCAAGGCGGAGGCTCCGCATTCCGTTGATGAGATCGCTCTCCCCAGCGCAGAAGATGAGGAACGCGGGGAAGGTCGCGGACGCGGACGGCGTAATCGGCGCCGCGACCGTAATCGGCGCCGCGACGACAATTGGAATGACAATCGCGGAGAGCGCGGACGCGGCAAATTCGATAACGACGAAGACTCCAGCGAGGACAACGAGGAAGAACTCCTGCCGATTGCAGGGGTTCTGGACGTGCAAAGCAATCATGCTTTCGTGCGCACCTCGGGATATATTGCCGGTCCCAATGACGTTTATGTGACCCTCGGCCAGGTGCGCCGTTGGGGATTGCGTTCCGGGGACGCGGTACAGGGAGCGGTGCGTCCTCCCAAAGAGGGAGAAAATAATCGCCGGCAAAAATACAATGCCCTGGTGCGTTTAGACACCGTAAACGGCATGAGTGTCGAGGAGGCGCGGGCACGCACCCAGTTCAAAGATTTGGTCCCGCTGTATCCGAATGAACAGTTGCGCTTGGAGAACACTCCCAAGAACATTACTCAACGGATAATCGACTTGATTGCCCCTATAGGTAAGGGTCAGCGCGGGTTGATTGTTTCTCCGCCTAAAGCCGGTAAAACCATTATTTTGCAGCAGATTGCCAATGCGATCACTACGAATAATCCGGAATGTCACCTGATGGTGGTACTGGTAGATGAACGGCCCGAAGAGGTCACCGATATGCAGCGCACGGTGAAGGGGGAAGTTATTGCTTCTACCTTCGACCGGCCAGCTTCAGACCATGCTTCGGTAGCAGAACTAGCGATTGAACGAGCAAAACGCCTGGTAGAGCTAGGTCAAGACGTGGTGGTACTGCTGGATTCGATTACTCGCTTAGGGCGTGCCTATAACTTGGCGGCCCCGGCTTCGGGACGAATCCTCTCCGGTGGTGTGGATGCTTCGGCGCTTTATCCTCCCAAGAAGTTCTTCGGGGCGGCCCGCAACGTTGAAAACGGTGGTTCGCTAACTATTCTGGCTACTGCCTTGGTGGAAACTAACTCCAAGATGGATGAAGTTATTTTTGAAGAGTTCAAGGGCACCGGCAATATGGAGCTGCGCCTATCGCGGCAGCTGGCTGACAAGCGTCTGTTCCCGGCCGTAGATGTGAACGCTTCGGGTACTCGCCGGGAAGAACTGCTGCTAAACAAAGAAGAGTTGCAGGTCACCTGGAAGTTGCGGCGGATGCTTAGCGCCTTGGATTCTCAGCAGGCTACCGAGTTTGTGCTTTCGAAACTGAAGAATACTAACTCTAACGCCGAATTCTTGATGATGATCGCCAAGATGAGCACCCAAGTTTAG